A segment of the Xenopus tropicalis strain Nigerian chromosome 6, UCB_Xtro_10.0, whole genome shotgun sequence genome:
TGGGGATACAGCCaattcctgccctatgctgaaaTCATGGTTTTAACATTTTCAAGAAAGTCTGTATCACAGAAACTAAGTATTCTACTCCTTGCTTTTGGATTCATCTGGGGACTGATGTTGCTGCGCTACACTTTTCAGTATCCGAGACACCAGAGCAGCACGGAGCTCAGAGATCAAATATTAGACTTGAGCAGAAGATATGTCAAAGCTTTGGCTGAAGAGAATAAAGATTTAATGGATGGAGGAAATGGGGGCTCCATGGCAGGATATGGTAAGATATACATATTACAGTTATATATTATGATTTGTTAGTATTAAAAATGTCCATTTTAAGcaccatttgtaaatgtaatcattATTAAAAACAGTATCTGTTAACAGACCTGGACGAGAACTGAATTCTTAAACCTTAACcttaaaaatatttcaaatttttattaacatattgACAAAATGCTTATAGTTTTTTCCGTAGTTTAGTAATTTTGTTGTATTTTGcaataatattaaaacaatacatattttctatttttagcttATGGCAGGAGCacaagttgtgcaaagtttcttGCAGGatgaaactttgtgcaacttcggaaaacaaGGCGTCACGtgtgccttcccactggcgatttgttttattgctggtggaaaggcatttcgggtaGATTAGTTGCTGgcagtagctgagatttaactacgggcaactaatctctgcgtgtgcccttgcccttaagggCAGttgtacacggggagattagtcgtcccaaactttcctctgaagacaacttcgggcgaatgcgggacattgcagcaacgcatatgccatcccaccggcgatttacattctagccggtgggatggcattgcggggagattagttgcccgcaacaagggagatttgacgcagcgagactaatctccctgtgtatcacagcccttagggcagtagtacacaaggagattagtcgcccagcaacaaatcttcattgttgcgggcaactaatctccccgcaatgccatcccaccggctagaatgtaaatcgccggtgggatggcatatgcggcgccacgatttgccgaagttgccttgggaggaaacttcagcgacttcTGCAAAtcatggcgccgcgtatgccattccaccagcgatttacattctagctggtgggatggcattgtggggagattagtcgcccgtgacaagggagatttgtcgctgcgtgactaatctcccagtgtgtcacaACCCTTAAGCACAAATGGGTCATTGATGTATTACTCTTACTGCCTTCCCATGTTGTCTCTGTAATCAGAAGAGTTTGTTAAATCAAGTGATAAAGAACTCTGTGTAATCAAGCCTCTCCCTTCCCCC
Coding sequences within it:
- the ccdc126 gene encoding coiled-coil domain-containing protein 126 isoform X1 → MVLTFSRKSVSQKLSILLLAFGFIWGLMLLRYTFQYPRHQSSTELRDQILDLSRRYVKALAEENKDLMDGGNGGSMAGYADLKRTIAVLLDDILQRLGKLENKIDYFVVNGSSNNSTNSTGGNLVPLTTSKRVNASANRR